One genomic window of Actinoplanes lobatus includes the following:
- a CDS encoding glycosyltransferase family 4 protein, which produces MSSDEGWRGSVVLVVASSTGGIGQHVASLARGLVAGGCRVLVCGPAAVDQHFGFTAGGIEYSVVEIPADPGPQDSGAIRQLRRAIAGRDAEVIHAHGLRAAFVASVARTGVPLVVTWHNAVLARGLRGQAGALLERIVARNAALTLGASEDLVERAVALGARNARLGPVATPQLAPPKRTRTAVRAEFRLRGETPFILSVGRLHPQKHYDLLVDAAARWRELEHPPVVAIAGSGPSYMPLAQRASRLHAPVHLLGHRTDVPDLLAGADLAVITSDWEARQLFAQEALHAGVPLVTTAVGGLPGLVGDAAVQIPPGDLDALDEAVRRLLADPGLRADYAARGPLRAATWPGEADVVADVRSAYADVAAVRR; this is translated from the coding sequence GTGAGCAGCGACGAGGGTTGGCGCGGCTCGGTCGTGCTGGTGGTCGCGTCGAGTACCGGCGGGATCGGTCAGCACGTCGCCTCACTCGCCCGTGGGCTGGTCGCCGGAGGGTGCCGGGTGCTGGTGTGCGGGCCGGCCGCGGTGGATCAGCACTTCGGGTTCACGGCCGGCGGCATCGAGTACTCGGTCGTGGAGATCCCGGCCGACCCCGGACCGCAGGACTCCGGCGCGATCCGGCAGCTGCGACGGGCGATCGCCGGGCGGGACGCCGAGGTGATCCACGCGCACGGGCTGCGGGCGGCCTTCGTGGCCTCGGTCGCGCGCACCGGCGTACCCCTCGTGGTGACCTGGCACAACGCCGTGCTCGCGCGTGGTCTCAGAGGCCAGGCCGGCGCGCTGCTGGAACGGATCGTGGCACGCAACGCCGCGCTGACGCTGGGCGCGTCGGAGGATCTGGTGGAGCGGGCCGTCGCGCTCGGCGCGCGCAACGCGCGGCTCGGCCCGGTCGCGACACCGCAGCTCGCGCCGCCGAAGCGGACCCGGACGGCGGTGCGCGCCGAGTTCCGGCTGCGGGGCGAGACGCCGTTCATCCTGTCGGTCGGCCGCCTGCACCCGCAGAAGCACTACGACCTGCTGGTCGACGCCGCCGCCCGGTGGCGGGAGCTGGAACACCCGCCGGTGGTGGCGATCGCCGGGTCCGGGCCCAGCTACATGCCGCTGGCGCAGCGGGCGTCCCGGCTGCACGCCCCGGTCCACCTGCTCGGGCACCGCACCGACGTGCCCGACCTGCTGGCCGGCGCGGACCTCGCGGTGATCACCAGTGACTGGGAGGCACGGCAGCTGTTCGCGCAGGAGGCGCTGCACGCCGGGGTGCCGCTGGTCACCACGGCGGTCGGCGGGCTGCCCGGCCTGGTCGGCGACGCGGCGGTGCAGATCCCGCCGGGTGACCTGGACGCGCTCGACGAGGCGGTCCGGCGGCTGCTGGCCGACCCCGGGCTGCGCGCCGACTACGCGGCCCGTGGCCCGCTGAGGGCGGCCACCTGGCCGGGCGAGGCGGACGTGGTCGCCGACGTGCGCTCGGCCTACGCGGACGTCGCGGCGGTCCGGCGGTGA
- the murJ gene encoding murein biosynthesis integral membrane protein MurJ has protein sequence MLTILARLAGFGRTAVFFYTVGDDSLADVYLATNLVPNIVFELAAGGALASLVVPLLAGAVAAGDRRRVDRVVSALLTWVIVLTVPLAVLVFLISGPITGLFDIAPEHHEVAARMLRVFAPQLPLYGIGIVLTGVLQAHHRFAWPVIAPLLSSVVVMTAYLTYAGIDGVGSDFAGLSRAGELTLSVGTTLGVVALSLCLLIPVSRLRLRLRPSLRFPGGEGRQAVRLGWAGAVTVGAQQVVAALIVVFAARQMAPYSGAQTLFLLPWAVLAVPLATAVYPRLSAAASEGDETGYAASLSATARSVVLLAGFGTAALAGLAIPMTRLMEVPDAVPGVVGFAPGLLGYALFALLSRALYARGATVAAAVASAVGWLTAGAAVIVATAVADGPREVYGLGLANAVGMSVTGLLLVLAVRRHAGRAALAGLGRAGAAAVVAAAVAGLAGWGVVRALEATVWPTPGVFGSIVAGMLGGAVVAGVFAALAFVLDRRDIGPLVSTLGRRLRR, from the coding sequence GTGCTCACGATCCTGGCGCGGCTCGCCGGGTTCGGGCGGACCGCGGTGTTCTTCTACACCGTCGGCGACGACAGCCTGGCCGACGTCTACCTCGCCACCAACCTGGTGCCGAACATCGTCTTCGAACTCGCGGCGGGCGGTGCGCTGGCCAGCCTCGTGGTGCCGCTGCTCGCCGGCGCGGTCGCCGCCGGGGATCGCCGACGGGTCGACCGGGTCGTGTCGGCGCTGCTCACGTGGGTGATCGTGCTCACCGTACCCCTGGCGGTCCTGGTCTTTCTGATCTCCGGGCCGATCACCGGGCTCTTCGACATCGCACCGGAGCACCACGAGGTCGCCGCCCGGATGCTGCGGGTCTTCGCGCCGCAGCTGCCGCTCTACGGCATCGGGATCGTGCTGACCGGGGTGTTGCAGGCGCATCACCGGTTCGCCTGGCCGGTGATCGCGCCGCTGCTGTCCAGCGTGGTGGTGATGACCGCCTATCTCACCTATGCCGGGATCGACGGCGTCGGATCCGACTTCGCCGGGCTGAGCCGGGCCGGGGAGCTCACCCTGTCGGTGGGCACCACCCTCGGGGTGGTGGCGCTCAGTCTCTGCCTGCTGATCCCGGTGTCGCGGCTGCGGCTGCGGTTGCGGCCGTCGTTGCGGTTCCCGGGCGGCGAGGGCCGTCAGGCGGTCCGGCTCGGCTGGGCCGGCGCGGTCACGGTCGGGGCGCAGCAGGTGGTGGCCGCGCTGATCGTGGTGTTCGCGGCCCGGCAGATGGCGCCCTACAGCGGTGCGCAGACGCTGTTCCTGCTGCCGTGGGCGGTGCTCGCGGTGCCGCTGGCCACCGCGGTCTATCCGCGGCTGTCGGCGGCGGCCTCCGAGGGCGACGAGACGGGGTACGCGGCCTCGCTGTCCGCGACCGCGCGTTCGGTGGTGCTGCTCGCCGGGTTCGGCACGGCCGCGCTGGCCGGGCTGGCGATCCCGATGACGCGGCTCATGGAGGTTCCGGACGCGGTGCCCGGTGTGGTCGGGTTCGCGCCCGGGCTGCTCGGTTACGCCCTGTTCGCGCTGCTCTCCCGGGCTCTGTACGCCCGTGGCGCGACCGTGGCCGCCGCGGTCGCCTCGGCGGTGGGCTGGCTCACCGCGGGCGCCGCCGTGATCGTCGCCACAGCGGTCGCCGACGGTCCGCGGGAGGTGTACGGTCTCGGGCTGGCCAATGCCGTCGGCATGTCGGTCACCGGGTTGTTGCTGGTCCTGGCGGTGCGGCGGCACGCCGGCCGGGCCGCGCTCGCCGGTCTGGGCCGGGCCGGTGCGGCCGCGGTCGTCGCGGCCGCCGTGGCCGGGCTCGCCGGGTGGGGTGTGGTGCGGGCGCTGGAGGCGACGGTGTGGCCCACCCCGGGCGTGTTCGGCAGCATTGTTGCGGGCATGCTGGGCGGGGCGGTCGTCGCGGGCGTCTTCGCCGCGCTGGCCTTCGTGCTGGACCGGCGGGACATCGGCCCGCTGGTGAGCACACTTGGGCGGCGGCTTCGCCGATAG
- a CDS encoding copper transporter, which yields MINFRYHVVSLTAVFLALAIGLVVGTAALNGPVSENLRDNLAQLNKDNNVRREQVNKLNEEVNRNQDFAKQIAPMLLDGQLAGRKVAVVALPGADDPADGVAEMLTVAGATITARLQVEDKFLDSNFATELLQLADQSSQPSISAAGLPQNSDGVETAAALLALALQQGSGPSQPTPGDVTAVLAAFAQPGYLTAEDGATGGAETIVLVAGAPATDKEADKKSKATVTVASQFHRNRPLVVAGDSAGEGNLVSAIRSDPTLVQDISTVDNVITVQGQVATALVTAERLVQNKVGQYGLGAGATSIVPSAAP from the coding sequence GTGATCAACTTCCGGTACCACGTGGTGTCGCTCACCGCGGTGTTCCTCGCGCTGGCGATCGGCCTGGTGGTCGGCACCGCGGCCCTCAACGGCCCGGTCTCCGAGAACCTGCGGGACAACCTGGCCCAGCTCAACAAGGACAACAACGTCCGTCGTGAGCAGGTCAACAAGCTCAACGAAGAGGTCAACCGCAACCAGGACTTCGCCAAGCAGATCGCGCCCATGCTGCTGGACGGCCAGTTGGCCGGCCGCAAGGTCGCGGTGGTGGCGCTGCCCGGCGCGGACGACCCGGCCGACGGCGTCGCCGAGATGCTGACCGTGGCCGGCGCCACGATCACCGCCCGGCTCCAGGTCGAGGACAAGTTCCTCGACTCGAACTTCGCCACCGAGCTGCTCCAGCTGGCCGACCAGTCGTCGCAGCCGAGCATCTCGGCGGCCGGCCTGCCGCAGAACAGCGACGGTGTCGAGACCGCCGCCGCGCTGCTCGCGCTCGCCCTCCAGCAGGGCAGCGGCCCGTCACAGCCCACTCCCGGTGACGTGACCGCGGTGCTGGCGGCCTTCGCGCAGCCCGGCTACCTCACCGCCGAGGACGGCGCGACCGGCGGCGCCGAGACGATCGTGCTCGTCGCCGGGGCGCCGGCCACCGACAAGGAAGCCGACAAGAAGAGCAAGGCCACGGTCACGGTGGCCTCCCAGTTCCACCGGAACCGGCCGCTCGTGGTCGCCGGGGACAGCGCCGGCGAGGGAAACCTGGTCTCCGCCATCCGCAGCGACCCGACCCTCGTCCAGGACATCTCCACCGTGGACAACGTGATCACCGTGCAGGGGCAGGTCGCGACCGCGCTGGTCACGGCCGAGCGGCTGGTGCAGAACAAGGTCGGTCAGTACGGCCTGGGCGCGGGCGCCACGTCCATCGTGCCGTCGGCCGCGCCGTAG
- the steA gene encoding putative cytokinetic ring protein SteA, which yields MAGMRLPIPTLRRTRGAEPGPVSGVARLDRRTKRLTGRLRPGEIAVIDHVDLDRVAADSLVASGVMAVLNAKPSISGRYPNLGPEVLIQGGVILVDDLGEDVFAGLREGRVVSIEGGAVLLDGEPVASGVRQDAETVAKSMAEAREGLSVQLEAFAANTMDYLKQERDLLLDGVGVPDVQTRIGGRHVLIVVRGYDYKEDLEVLRPYIREYKPVLIGVDGGADALVENGYTPDMIIGDMDSVTDDVLRCGAEVVVHAYPDGRAPGLQRVQNLGVDGLTFPAAATSEDLAMLLADEKGASLIVAVGTHANLVEFLDKGRGGMASTFLTRLKVGGKLVDAKGVSRLYRQSVSGSAVLLLVLSALAAMASAVAVSTVGKAYLTVVSEWWDNFVFQLGNLF from the coding sequence ATGGCCGGGATGCGACTTCCCATTCCCACCCTCCGCCGGACCAGGGGCGCTGAGCCCGGTCCGGTCTCCGGCGTGGCCCGGCTGGACCGGCGGACCAAGCGCCTGACCGGCCGTCTGCGGCCCGGTGAGATCGCCGTGATCGATCACGTCGACCTGGACCGGGTCGCGGCCGACTCGCTCGTCGCCTCCGGGGTGATGGCGGTGCTCAACGCCAAGCCGTCGATCTCCGGCCGTTATCCGAATCTCGGCCCCGAGGTGCTGATCCAGGGCGGCGTGATCCTCGTCGACGACCTGGGTGAGGACGTGTTCGCCGGCCTGCGTGAGGGCCGGGTGGTCAGCATCGAGGGCGGCGCCGTGCTGCTCGACGGCGAGCCGGTCGCCTCCGGTGTCCGGCAGGACGCGGAGACCGTGGCCAAGTCGATGGCCGAGGCCCGCGAGGGTCTGTCGGTGCAGCTCGAGGCGTTCGCCGCGAACACCATGGACTACCTCAAGCAGGAGCGGGACCTGCTGCTCGACGGCGTCGGCGTGCCGGACGTGCAGACCCGCATCGGCGGCCGGCATGTGCTGATCGTGGTCCGTGGCTACGACTACAAGGAGGACCTGGAGGTTCTCCGGCCGTACATCCGGGAGTACAAGCCGGTCCTGATCGGGGTCGACGGCGGCGCGGACGCGCTGGTGGAGAACGGCTACACCCCCGACATGATCATCGGGGACATGGACTCGGTCACCGACGACGTGCTGCGCTGCGGCGCCGAGGTGGTCGTCCACGCGTACCCGGACGGGCGCGCCCCGGGCCTGCAGCGGGTGCAGAATCTGGGTGTCGACGGCCTGACCTTCCCGGCCGCCGCCACCAGCGAGGACCTGGCGATGCTGCTCGCCGACGAGAAGGGGGCGTCCCTGATCGTGGCCGTCGGCACGCACGCGAACCTGGTCGAGTTCCTGGACAAGGGCCGCGGCGGCATGGCCTCCACCTTCCTCACCCGGCTCAAGGTCGGCGGCAAGCTGGTCGACGCGAAGGGCGTGAGCCGGCTCTACCGGCAGAGCGTCTCCGGGTCGGCGGTGCTGCTGCTGGTGCTGTCCGCGCTCGCCGCGATGGCCTCGGCCGTGGCGGTCTCCACCGTGGGGAAGGCGTATCTCACCGTCGTGTCCGAGTGGTGGGACAATTTCGTCTTCCAGCTGGGCAATCTTTTCTGA
- the recN gene encoding DNA repair protein RecN translates to MLEELRITGLGVIDDTTLRLSSGMNVITGETGAGKTMVVTGLGLLFGGRADAGRVRADPGRAVVEGRLKLGGTLGDAVRTRITDAGGEADDDGSVLLSRTVTAEGRSRAHVGGRSMPVSTLSELGEQILAVHGQSDQLRLLRPSEQRSALDRFAGPEHEKLLESYREAFGRWRSVVDDLADRRRNARQRSQEADLLKLGLDEITRVDPQPGEDEDLRNEVQRLEHAEGLRVAATLAGQALAGGVEVADDTPDATQLLGLARRTLEGQSQVDPSLADLAARIEEAATLVGDVSSELSAYLGTLDADPARLEAIYERRAALRGLTRKYADDIDGVIAWAEHAKTKLGELDTSDELLEELDRERQRLEASVAELAGRLTAARREAAGRFSEAVSVELAGLAMPHARVEVAVLTRAPSRDEPAVTVDGATVAAGADGADEVELRLLAHPGAPALPLQKGASGGELSRVMLAIEVVFAGAGGPPTLVFDEVDSGVGGTAAVEIGKRLARLARTHQVLVVTHLPQVAAFADRHLVVAKDTGGAITTSGVRIVEETERARELSRMLAGLPDSDLGIAHAEELLSVAAREKRA, encoded by the coding sequence GTGCTGGAGGAACTGCGCATCACCGGGCTCGGCGTCATCGACGACACGACGCTGCGCCTCTCGTCGGGAATGAACGTGATCACCGGTGAGACCGGCGCCGGTAAGACCATGGTGGTGACCGGTCTCGGACTGCTGTTCGGTGGCCGGGCCGACGCCGGCCGGGTCCGGGCCGACCCGGGGCGGGCCGTGGTCGAGGGCCGGCTCAAGCTCGGCGGGACTCTGGGCGACGCCGTGCGGACCCGGATCACCGACGCCGGTGGCGAGGCCGACGACGACGGCTCGGTCCTGTTGAGCCGCACGGTGACGGCGGAGGGCCGGTCCCGGGCGCACGTCGGCGGCCGGAGCATGCCGGTGTCGACGTTGAGCGAGCTGGGCGAGCAGATCTTGGCCGTGCACGGTCAGTCCGACCAGTTGCGCCTGCTGCGCCCGTCGGAGCAGCGGTCCGCACTGGACCGGTTCGCCGGCCCGGAGCACGAGAAGCTGCTGGAGTCGTATCGGGAGGCGTTCGGCCGCTGGCGTTCGGTGGTCGACGACCTGGCCGACCGGCGGCGCAACGCCCGGCAGCGCTCGCAGGAGGCGGACCTTCTCAAGCTGGGCCTCGACGAGATCACCCGGGTCGATCCGCAGCCCGGTGAGGACGAGGATCTGCGTAACGAGGTGCAGCGGCTGGAGCATGCCGAGGGGCTGCGGGTCGCGGCCACCCTGGCGGGGCAGGCGCTGGCCGGTGGGGTGGAGGTGGCCGACGACACCCCCGACGCCACCCAGCTGCTCGGGCTGGCCCGGCGCACCCTGGAGGGGCAGTCGCAGGTCGACCCGTCGCTCGCCGACCTGGCGGCGCGGATCGAGGAGGCGGCCACCCTGGTCGGTGACGTGTCGTCCGAGTTGTCCGCCTATCTGGGGACGCTCGATGCCGATCCGGCCCGGCTGGAGGCGATCTACGAGCGGCGGGCCGCGCTGCGGGGGCTGACCCGGAAGTACGCGGACGACATCGACGGTGTCATCGCCTGGGCGGAGCACGCGAAGACCAAGCTGGGTGAGCTGGACACCTCCGACGAGCTGCTGGAGGAGCTGGACCGGGAGCGCCAGCGGCTGGAGGCGTCGGTGGCCGAGCTGGCCGGGCGGCTGACCGCGGCCCGGCGGGAGGCGGCCGGCCGGTTCTCCGAGGCGGTCAGCGTCGAGCTGGCCGGGCTGGCGATGCCGCACGCCCGGGTCGAGGTGGCGGTGCTCACCCGGGCACCGTCGCGGGACGAGCCGGCCGTGACGGTCGACGGTGCGACGGTGGCCGCCGGGGCGGACGGCGCCGACGAGGTGGAGCTGCGGCTGCTGGCCCACCCGGGCGCGCCCGCGCTGCCGCTGCAGAAGGGCGCCTCCGGTGGTGAGCTGTCCCGGGTGATGCTGGCCATCGAGGTGGTGTTCGCCGGGGCGGGCGGTCCGCCCACCCTGGTGTTCGACGAGGTGGACTCGGGTGTCGGCGGCACGGCCGCGGTCGAGATCGGCAAGCGGTTGGCGCGGCTCGCGCGTACCCATCAGGTGTTGGTCGTGACGCACCTGCCGCAGGTCGCGGCATTCGCCGATCGTCATCTCGTGGTCGCGAAGGACACCGGTGGGGCGATCACCACGAGTGGTGTTCGGATCGTGGAAGAGACCGAACGGGCTAGGGAATTGTCCAGAATGCTGGCTGGTCTGCCCGATTCGGACCTGGGTATCGCCCATGCGGAGGAGTTGCTCTCCGTGGCGGCTCGGGAGAAGCGCGCCTAG
- a CDS encoding NAD kinase: MTRSALLVTHTGRRQSTQHARAVALDLIAAGFEVRVIADEVADLELPEGVQPVDGPDAAEGVEIVMALGGDGTFLRAAELARPSKTPLLGINLGKVGFLAEAEIDHIDQAVADVVAGDYTVDERLTLDVRAEYDGRLIAESWALNEVTVEKGQRAQMLELLVDVDGRPLSRYGCDGVVCATPTGSTAYAFSAGGPVVWPEVEALLLVPISAHALFSRPIVTAPTSTFVLTVDPYTSFAVLCCDGRRTWDLPPGSTVTVERGRLPVRLVRLAPRPFTDTLVAKFGLPVVGWRGNRR; encoded by the coding sequence ATGACGCGCTCGGCCCTGCTGGTGACGCACACCGGGCGCAGGCAGAGTACCCAGCACGCCCGGGCGGTGGCGCTGGACCTGATCGCGGCCGGGTTCGAGGTGCGGGTGATCGCCGACGAGGTCGCCGACCTGGAGCTGCCGGAGGGTGTGCAGCCGGTCGACGGCCCGGACGCGGCCGAGGGCGTGGAGATCGTGATGGCGCTCGGCGGGGACGGCACGTTCCTGCGGGCGGCGGAGCTGGCCCGCCCGTCGAAGACGCCGCTGCTCGGCATCAACCTGGGCAAGGTCGGCTTCCTGGCGGAGGCCGAGATCGACCACATCGACCAGGCGGTCGCCGACGTGGTGGCCGGGGACTACACGGTGGACGAGCGGCTCACCCTGGACGTCCGGGCGGAGTACGACGGACGGCTGATCGCCGAGTCGTGGGCGCTCAACGAGGTGACCGTGGAGAAGGGGCAGCGGGCGCAGATGCTCGAGCTGCTCGTGGACGTGGACGGGCGGCCGCTGTCCCGGTACGGCTGCGACGGTGTGGTGTGTGCCACCCCGACCGGGTCGACGGCGTACGCGTTCTCCGCCGGCGGGCCGGTGGTGTGGCCCGAGGTGGAGGCGCTGCTGCTGGTGCCGATCAGCGCGCACGCCCTGTTCAGTCGCCCGATCGTGACGGCGCCTACGTCGACGTTCGTGTTGACGGTGGACCCGTACACGTCGTTCGCGGTGCTGTGCTGTGACGGGCGCCGCACCTGGGACCTGCCGCCGGGATCGACGGTGACCGTGGAGCGCGGGCGGCTGCCGGTCCGCCTGGTCCGTCTCGCGCCGCGCCCGTTCACCGACACGCTGGTGGCGAAGTTCGGGCTTCCGGTGGTCGGCTGGCGGGGCAATCGACGCTGA
- a CDS encoding TlyA family RNA methyltransferase, which yields MARRARLDAELVRRKLARSREQAATLVAAGRVLVRGTTAAKVAAMVDPADPIVVTGEDPKDEYVSRGGHKLAGALAAFGPQGLTVTGRRCLDAGASTGGFTDVLLRAGARQVVAVDVGYGQLAWPIRTDERVVVQERTNVRSITPESIGGPVDLTVADLSFISLRLVLPALAGCTGPDGDLALMVKPQFEVGKERVGSGGVVRDWRLRAEAVLDVAAAASGLGLGVAAVTASPLPGPSGNVEFFVWFRRDAPPADPARIEAVVEAGPVAFVEEK from the coding sequence AAGCTCGCCCGCTCCCGGGAGCAGGCCGCCACGCTCGTCGCGGCCGGCCGTGTGCTGGTGCGCGGCACCACCGCGGCGAAGGTCGCCGCGATGGTCGACCCCGCCGATCCGATCGTGGTGACCGGCGAGGACCCGAAGGACGAGTACGTGTCGCGGGGCGGCCACAAACTCGCCGGGGCGCTGGCCGCGTTCGGTCCGCAGGGGCTGACCGTGACCGGCCGGCGCTGCCTGGACGCGGGCGCCTCGACCGGCGGGTTCACCGACGTGCTGCTGCGCGCCGGGGCCCGGCAGGTGGTGGCGGTCGACGTCGGGTACGGGCAGTTGGCCTGGCCGATCCGTACCGACGAGCGGGTGGTGGTGCAGGAGCGGACGAACGTGCGGTCGATCACCCCGGAGTCGATCGGCGGCCCGGTGGATCTGACCGTGGCGGATCTGTCGTTCATCTCGTTGCGGCTGGTGCTGCCGGCGCTGGCCGGGTGCACCGGGCCGGACGGCGATCTGGCGCTGATGGTGAAGCCCCAGTTCGAGGTGGGTAAGGAACGTGTCGGCTCGGGTGGGGTGGTGCGTGACTGGCGGCTGCGCGCCGAGGCGGTGCTGGACGTGGCGGCGGCCGCGTCCGGGCTGGGCCTCGGGGTGGCGGCCGTGACGGCTAGCCCGCTGCCGGGGCCGAGCGGCAATGTGGAGTTCTTCGTGTGGTTCCGGCGGGACGCCCCGCCCGCTGACCCAGCTCGGATCGAGGCCGTCGTCGAAGCCGGCCCGGTTGCCTTCGTGGAGGAGAAATGA